TCTATGATGAATTTAGCAAGAGATAATATTTTAATAGAAGCAGGTCAAGCTATGCTTGTTCAGTCCAATAAATTTCCACAGGATGCTTTAAGGGTATTAGAAGGAATTAAATAGGAAAACAGTCGGCATAATATTATGTCGACTGTTTTATTTGTAGCAATATGAATTAAAAACAAGAATGGTTTTAATTAAAATTTAATTTTCTATTAAAAAATTAGTTAAAAAGGTTTAAAATTTGTAAAAAATATAATATAATATAATTAGAAAAAATAAGTGTATTGGGATAAAAATTCTAAAATATATTAAAATTATGATAAATACTATTTAATATTTATAGTGGAATAATATTCATATATTGTAACATAAATTAGTCTAATTATTAAATACATTATATAGGTTAATTTTGTAATTATACCAGAATAGGGGGAAGACACTAATGAAAATAGGACATATATCCAAAAACACACAAAGTTATAATTTAATTAAACAAGCTTTAAACGCTACATCAAAACGAAAAAATGTTATAAATAATAATATTTCTAACATTAATACTAAGGGATATAAAAGAAGTTATGTAACATTTGAAGATACATTAAAGAAAAGTAAAGATAATTTAGAGCTTAAAACCACAAATGAAAAACACATTGATATCAATAAAAAATTTGGAGAAATAAGTGTAAAAAAAGACGAATCAGATAGTATGAAAATGGACGGGAATAATGTAGATATAGATAATGAAATGACAAATTTAGCAGCTAATACATTAGAATATAATGCTCTTATAACTACTTTAAATTCCGCGTTAGCTACTAAAAGATATATTATAAATGGAGGAAGATAAAAATGAATGCTTTTAGTTCAATGAGGATAAGTGCAAGTGGACTTGCAGCTGAAAGATTGAGAATGGATACAATATCTTCAAATATAACAAACTTTAAAACTACTAGAGGAAAAGATGGACAAAGACAACCTTATATAAGGAAAATAGCAGTATTTAAAGAGAACTTAAAGAAAGAATTAAATAAAAGTGGTAAAGGATACGAAAGTAGACTAAATGGAGTTAAAGCTGTAGGTATAGTTGAAGATAAATCTCCACTTCGAAGAGTATACAATCCAAATCACCCAGATGCCGATGAAAATGGATATGTACTTATGCCAAATGTAAATATTTTAAATGAGATGGCAGATATGATTGCAGCAACTCGTGCATATGAAGCCAATGTAACAGCAATAAATTCATCTAAAAATATGTTTATGAAAGCATTAGAAATAGGAAGATAAAAATAATACATGAGGTAATTATATAAAATAAAAAAAGAGATATAAGAGATAGGAGAAATAATATGAAGATAAATGAGTTTATACCAAGTAGTGGCATATATTCTAAGATTGATTCTTTAAATAAAGAAAAAGCTACAAGTAGCGTTAATAAAAGCTCAGAATTTCAAGATGTTTTAAAAAGTCAATTAGATAAGGTAAATGAAAAACAATTAGAGTCTGAACAGGTTACCAATGATTTTATAAAAGGTGAAGATGTAGAAGTGCATGATGTTATGATAAAAAATGAAGAAGCAAAACTTTCCATGCAACTTGCTGTACAAGTAAGAAATAAATTATTAGAGGCCTACCAAGAGATAAACAGAATGCAGGTATAGTTAGGAGTGCTAGTAATGGACAAAATTAAAGAAAAATTTAAAAACCTTATAGATAAATTTAAGGAATTAAGTAAAGGCAAAAAGATAGCATTTAGTATACTTGGAGTAGGTATAATTTCAGGACTTATATATCTGATAGTTTTTTTAAATACTACAAAATATGCTGTGCTATATAAAGATATGGATCCCAATGATGCACAAACAGTTATGACTAAGTTAAATGAAAAGAAAGTAGAATATAAAGTTGAAAATAGTTCTATAAAAGTTCCAGAAGAGAAGGTATCAGAACTTAGACTAGAACTTGCACCACAGCTTACAAGTGGAAGTAAGGGATATGAAATACTAGAAAATGCAGATAGCTTTGGTATGACAGATAAGGAAAGAGAATTAAATTATAAAATAGCTTTAGAAGGGGAACTTGCAAAAAACATAAAATCTCTTCCAGAGGTTAAAGATGCAAAAGTTTTACTTGTAATGCCACAAGAAGGTAATTTTTTCAAACAAGCAGAAAATGCCCAGGCTTCTGTAAGAATAGAATTTAACGAAGGAAAAAGTATATCAAAAGAACAGATAAAAGCAATAGTATCCTTAGTAACAGGAAGTGTTAAAAACCTAAAAAAAGAGAATGTAAAAATTATAGGAGTTCTTAATGGAAAAACTAAGGATTTAACTGATGATTTATTTAGTGAAGAAGATGGAAAAGATTTAACTTCAGTTACAGATAAGCAAAATAAATATAAAAAGAACTTAGAGAAAGAATATGTAAAGAAAATAATGAACATATTAACACCTAAATATGGTGAAGGGGTTAAAGCAGCTGTAAATGTTGATTTGGATTTTGATGCATCTGAAAAAACATCTACTGTATGGGATCCTAATAATGTAGTTAGAAGTGAAGAAATTGAAAAAGACACAGAGAAATCTAAAGACGGCAAGGTAAGTGCTGGGCCTGTGGACAATAATATGTCAAATACATATAATAATCAAGATGGAAATAGTTCATCAACACATGAAAAAACTACTAGAAATTATGAAGTAGGAAAAATAGAACAAAAAACAGTAGGAGCTCCAGGAAAAGTAAAGAAAATATCTGCATCAGTTACAATAAACGATGAAAATTTAAATCCTGTTGATAAGGATAAAATAAATAGTTTAGTTGCAGGTGCTATATCTTACGATGAAAACAGAGGAGACATTATAACTGTAGAAGGATTAAAGTTTAATGAAATAAATGATGCTAAAGCTGAAGAAGAAGCTAAAAAACAAGCAGAAGAACAAAAAGCAAAACAAAGAACATTTATTTATAAATGTATAGGTGGAGCAGTTATTGCCTTATTATTAATAGGTGGAATTATAGCACTTATAAGAAAGAGAAAGAACAAGAAAGAAGAGGCAGAGGAACAAATAGAAGGTATAGATATGTTAATTGATGATGAGGTTGAGCCTAAGGAACCTTTAAAACCAATTAATTTTGACGAAGAAAATGAAAGTACCCATATTGAAAAAGAAATAAAGAAATATGCAACTGAAAAACCAGATCAAGTTGCAGAAATTATTAAAGCTTGGATGGCAGAAGATGAGAGGTGATAAGAATGGCAAAAGAAGATAAATTAACTGGAGTTCAAAAGGCTGCCATTCTGTTTATAACTTTAGGTCCAGATGCAGCTTCAGGTATAATAAAAAAATTACCTGAGTCAGATATACAAAAAATAACTTATGAAATTGCAAATATAAGTTCAGTAAAACAAGAACAAAGAAGTGATATTCTAAATGAATTCATAGAAATGAATAAAGCAAAAGACTATATAATCGAAGGTGGATTTGAATATGCAAGAGCCCTTCTTGGAAAGGCTCTGGGAAATCAAAGAGCAAAGGAAATATTAGAAAAAGTTACCGAGGCAACACAACAATATAGACCATTTGCCATTGCCAGAAAAGCAGATGCACATCAACTTCTAAATGTAATAGCAAATGAGCATCCACAAACTATAGCTCTTATACTTTGTTATCTTCAAGCAGAGAAGTCAGCACAAATAATTGGGGAACTTCCAGAGGATATACAGTGGGAAGTTGCATACAGAGTAGCGTCTATGGACAATACCTCTCCTATGGTTATAAAAGAAATAGAAAAGGTATTAAATGGCAAGCTATCATCAGTAGTAAGAACAGATATGACAACTATAGGTGGAGTTGAAACTATTGTCGACATATTAAATCAAGTTGACAGAACAACTGAAAAGAATATTACAGAAGGACTTGAAAGACAAGATCCAGAACTTGCAGAAAAAATCAAACAATCTATGTTTGTATTCGAGGATATTATTACAATGGACGACGTTTCAATACAAAGGGTGTTAAGAGAAGTAGAAACAAAGGATCTTGCACTTGCACTGAAGGGTTGCTCAGAAGAAGTTGCAAATTGTATATTTAGAAACCAATCTAAGAGAGCTGCAGCTTCATTAAAAGAAGATATAGAATTCTTAGGACCTGTAAGACTTATGGATGTTGAAAAATCACAGCAACAAATTGTTAGCATAATAAGAAGACTTGAAGATGCTGGAGAAATAATAATTTCAAGAGGTGGAGAAGATGCCATCATTGTTTAATGTTATAAAAAATATTAGTGTAGTTTCAAATGGTTGTAAAGAAATAAATACAGAATATACCGTTCCCAAACATAAGCAAAAAGAAGATAGTGAAAAGAAAAAAGAGC
This Clostridium novyi NT DNA region includes the following protein-coding sequences:
- the flgC gene encoding flagellar basal body rod protein FlgC → MNAFSSMRISASGLAAERLRMDTISSNITNFKTTRGKDGQRQPYIRKIAVFKENLKKELNKSGKGYESRLNGVKAVGIVEDKSPLRRVYNPNHPDADENGYVLMPNVNILNEMADMIAATRAYEANVTAINSSKNMFMKALEIGR
- the fliG gene encoding flagellar motor switch protein FliG translates to MAKEDKLTGVQKAAILFITLGPDAASGIIKKLPESDIQKITYEIANISSVKQEQRSDILNEFIEMNKAKDYIIEGGFEYARALLGKALGNQRAKEILEKVTEATQQYRPFAIARKADAHQLLNVIANEHPQTIALILCYLQAEKSAQIIGELPEDIQWEVAYRVASMDNTSPMVIKEIEKVLNGKLSSVVRTDMTTIGGVETIVDILNQVDRTTEKNITEGLERQDPELAEKIKQSMFVFEDIITMDDVSIQRVLREVETKDLALALKGCSEEVANCIFRNQSKRAAASLKEDIEFLGPVRLMDVEKSQQQIVSIIRRLEDAGEIIISRGGEDAIIV
- the flgB gene encoding flagellar basal body rod protein FlgB, with product MKIGHISKNTQSYNLIKQALNATSKRKNVINNNISNINTKGYKRSYVTFEDTLKKSKDNLELKTTNEKHIDINKKFGEISVKKDESDSMKMDGNNVDIDNEMTNLAANTLEYNALITTLNSALATKRYIINGGR
- the fliF gene encoding flagellar basal-body MS-ring/collar protein FliF, which codes for MDKIKEKFKNLIDKFKELSKGKKIAFSILGVGIISGLIYLIVFLNTTKYAVLYKDMDPNDAQTVMTKLNEKKVEYKVENSSIKVPEEKVSELRLELAPQLTSGSKGYEILENADSFGMTDKERELNYKIALEGELAKNIKSLPEVKDAKVLLVMPQEGNFFKQAENAQASVRIEFNEGKSISKEQIKAIVSLVTGSVKNLKKENVKIIGVLNGKTKDLTDDLFSEEDGKDLTSVTDKQNKYKKNLEKEYVKKIMNILTPKYGEGVKAAVNVDLDFDASEKTSTVWDPNNVVRSEEIEKDTEKSKDGKVSAGPVDNNMSNTYNNQDGNSSSTHEKTTRNYEVGKIEQKTVGAPGKVKKISASVTINDENLNPVDKDKINSLVAGAISYDENRGDIITVEGLKFNEINDAKAEEEAKKQAEEQKAKQRTFIYKCIGGAVIALLLIGGIIALIRKRKNKKEEAEEQIEGIDMLIDDEVEPKEPLKPINFDEENESTHIEKEIKKYATEKPDQVAEIIKAWMAEDER
- the fliE gene encoding flagellar hook-basal body complex protein FliE, with the protein product MKINEFIPSSGIYSKIDSLNKEKATSSVNKSSEFQDVLKSQLDKVNEKQLESEQVTNDFIKGEDVEVHDVMIKNEEAKLSMQLAVQVRNKLLEAYQEINRMQV